From one Marinobacter sp. LV10MA510-1 genomic stretch:
- a CDS encoding class I SAM-dependent methyltransferase — translation MDRETGGPKYDSNRRKNPAAFFREFLRKPSQVGSVVPSSRFLEQRIIEASDLSAARRVVELGPGTGGTTRAFLRHLGQDAQLLSIELSPFFHELLGEIADPRFTRHLGSAEDLAAILALHHMGKPDVVISGIPFSKMPEAVACRVAQAVKGNLAEGGRFIAYQFRRDVARITNPIMGTPVSCTLEMRNIPPMRVFRWCKNSITNDAAIADTSASLSSRSQVNTV, via the coding sequence ATGGACAGGGAAACGGGTGGTCCGAAGTACGATTCAAACCGGAGAAAGAATCCAGCGGCGTTCTTCCGTGAATTTTTGCGAAAACCCAGCCAGGTGGGCTCTGTTGTCCCCAGTTCGCGATTCCTTGAGCAGCGGATCATCGAGGCATCGGACTTGTCCGCCGCCAGGCGGGTAGTGGAGCTTGGACCCGGCACCGGTGGAACCACGCGAGCGTTTCTGCGGCACCTGGGCCAGGATGCACAACTGCTTTCAATTGAGTTGAGCCCCTTTTTTCATGAACTGCTCGGCGAGATCGCAGACCCACGATTCACCCGCCACCTGGGCAGCGCTGAGGATCTCGCAGCTATTCTGGCGTTGCACCACATGGGCAAACCGGATGTGGTTATCTCTGGCATCCCCTTTTCGAAAATGCCGGAAGCCGTTGCTTGCCGGGTGGCTCAGGCGGTGAAGGGCAACCTGGCTGAGGGCGGGCGCTTCATTGCCTATCAGTTCCGTCGGGATGTAGCCCGGATTACCAACCCGATCATGGGAACACCTGTCAGCTGTACGCTGGAAATGCGGAATATCCCGCCGATGCGGGTTTTTCGTTGGTGTAAAAATTCCATTACCAACGACGCTGCAATTGCTGATACATCCGCCAGCCTATCCAGCCGGAGCCAAGTAAATACGGTATAG
- a CDS encoding cytochrome c oxidase assembly protein, which yields MPTDADDARCLSATVCLSLRNGPWRGAALLGLSEPAFGHSPITSGGAEQLTAVLGLGIFGLVWLAYVTGARRVAPHWPQALSFHSTMVVSFLTIWGPLDHWAQSSAAAHMVQHMMFMVVIAPLWVLSRPLPQLAAGSGRLLTRLWQPMLKLVQHPVYMAYIHGGMIWFWHIPQFYRLALENPWWHLVEHGCFLATAGLFWWSVLKCPRRTVGWALLALLLTLMHTGFLGAMLTFAQSPLYGAGRSLQDQQLAGLIMWVLGAIPYLLGSGWIGWRMYQQLQRRW from the coding sequence GTGCCTACGGATGCTGACGATGCCAGGTGTCTTTCTGCCACCGTGTGTTTGAGTCTGCGCAATGGGCCGTGGCGCGGTGCGGCGCTGCTTGGCCTGAGCGAACCTGCCTTTGGCCATAGCCCAATAACCAGTGGAGGCGCAGAGCAGCTAACAGCCGTGCTCGGGCTAGGCATCTTCGGCCTTGTCTGGTTAGCGTATGTGACAGGTGCACGGCGGGTAGCGCCTCATTGGCCGCAAGCCCTGAGCTTTCACAGCACCATGGTTGTCAGTTTTCTCACCATATGGGGACCGCTTGACCATTGGGCACAAAGCAGCGCCGCAGCCCACATGGTTCAGCACATGATGTTCATGGTGGTGATTGCGCCTTTGTGGGTACTGTCGAGGCCCCTGCCCCAACTTGCTGCAGGGAGCGGGCGATTGCTGACACGCCTGTGGCAGCCCATGCTTAAACTGGTTCAACATCCGGTTTATATGGCGTACATCCATGGTGGGATGATCTGGTTCTGGCACATTCCTCAGTTTTACCGTCTGGCCCTTGAGAACCCCTGGTGGCATCTGGTAGAGCACGGGTGTTTTCTGGCCACCGCTGGCCTGTTCTGGTGGTCGGTACTGAAATGCCCCCGGCGCACCGTGGGCTGGGCCTTGCTTGCACTGCTGTTAACTCTGATGCATACCGGTTTTCTGGGGGCAATGCTCACCTTCGCTCAGAGCCCTTTATACGGAGCCGGGCGCAGCCTGCAGGACCAGCAGCTGGCAGGGTTAATTATGTGGGTTTTGGGAGCTATACCGTATTTACTTGGCTCCGGCTGGATAGGCTGGCGGATGTATCAGCAATTGCAGCGTCGTTGGTAA
- a CDS encoding cbb3-type cytochrome c oxidase subunit I, with amino-acid sequence MKISNIDVDAALANVRQQLQADTTVAPSMRTAIDLLIVLGIITMGFISFGLWVHHMFTVGIPQLAQAFFSMASMLVAIPTAIQIFAWLATLWQGKVVFHLPMLWIVGFLVVFVCGGLNGVIQPFWVYTLGVFWLSFAVFLLLPMAWGAQ; translated from the coding sequence ATGAAGATCAGTAACATTGATGTCGACGCTGCGCTGGCAAACGTCAGACAACAACTCCAAGCAGACACAACCGTCGCGCCTTCCATGCGGACGGCCATCGACTTGCTGATTGTGCTGGGTATTATTACGATGGGGTTTATCAGCTTTGGCCTTTGGGTTCATCACATGTTTACCGTGGGCATTCCGCAACTGGCCCAGGCCTTCTTCTCGATGGCCAGCATGCTGGTGGCGATTCCCACGGCGATCCAAATTTTTGCCTGGCTGGCGACACTGTGGCAGGGCAAAGTGGTGTTTCACCTGCCGATGCTGTGGATCGTCGGATTTCTGGTGGTCTTTGTGTGCGGCGGGCTGAATGGCGTGATTCAGCCGTTCTGGGTGTATACCCTGGGCGTTTTCTGGCTCAGTTTCGCTGTGTTTTTGTTGTTGCCGATGGCATGGGGGGCACAATGA
- a CDS encoding ion transporter has product MRQLLYRYVDTTAWNRKGLSPFNFAICVLIIVSVLLAVIETERPIREAYPYFFVISERILFALFVIEYGLRVYVASENPKYAGAFGRLRYMKSGWAIFDLLALLSFLAPFVSNSLAFYFRLTRIFRILRVSRLGRFTQAWDLLWEATARRKFELLMSATIAFILLLVSSAFLYLFEAELQPEDFGSIPRALWWSVATLTTVGYGDVTPITAAGKFFASLTAISGIGIVAMPTGILAAAFSDAFQTRQEADQ; this is encoded by the coding sequence ATGCGTCAGCTTCTCTACAGGTATGTAGACACCACAGCTTGGAACAGAAAAGGGCTATCCCCCTTCAACTTTGCAATATGCGTACTGATCATTGTCTCGGTCTTGCTGGCGGTCATTGAGACCGAGCGTCCGATTAGAGAGGCTTACCCATACTTCTTTGTGATATCAGAGCGCATTCTGTTTGCACTGTTTGTCATTGAGTATGGCCTCCGGGTATACGTTGCCTCCGAGAACCCAAAGTACGCCGGGGCATTTGGGCGGCTCCGCTACATGAAATCCGGATGGGCTATTTTCGATTTACTAGCACTGCTATCGTTCCTTGCGCCTTTCGTCTCTAACTCTCTGGCCTTCTACTTCAGGCTGACCCGCATATTCAGGATTCTCCGAGTATCTCGACTCGGTCGCTTCACACAGGCCTGGGACCTGCTTTGGGAAGCTACCGCCAGACGCAAGTTCGAGCTGCTCATGAGCGCGACCATCGCCTTTATCCTGCTGCTCGTCTCCAGCGCGTTTCTTTATCTGTTTGAGGCAGAGCTGCAACCTGAAGACTTTGGAAGTATCCCAAGGGCTCTCTGGTGGAGCGTTGCTACTTTAACAACCGTGGGATACGGAGACGTCACACCAATCACCGCTGCTGGTAAGTTCTTTGCCAGTCTCACGGCTATTTCAGGCATCGGTATTGTCGCAATGCCAACCGGGATACTCGCTGCTGCATTCAGTGATGCCTTCCAAACCCGACAGGAAGCAGATCAGTAA
- a CDS encoding DUF6538 domain-containing protein: MRKRVPDDLRPIIGQREIKRSLKAPDPKEDRSRVLIALAEIEQELAAYRAAYAQLFGDADWSPPSYTTANIDQSLNLPELFTRYA, encoded by the coding sequence ATACGCAAGCGCGTACCGGATGACCTCCGCCCCATCATCGGCCAGCGAGAGATCAAGCGCTCACTGAAAGCGCCAGACCCCAAAGAAGACAGAAGTCGCGTTCTCATCGCCTTAGCAGAGATTGAGCAGGAGCTGGCCGCCTATCGAGCTGCATACGCTCAGCTATTCGGTGATGCCGATTGGTCGCCACCAAGTTACACAACCGCCAACATTGACCAGTCCTTAAACCTCCCTGAACTATTCACCCGGTACGCTTAA
- the rnr gene encoding ribonuclease R gives MVSSKKTSNDPHANREAQNYDNPIQSREFILAHLKDRGAPATHETLCEELGQSSEESIEALRRRLIAMCRDGQLICNRRNAFLPIEEADLVTGRVTGHKDGFGFLIPDGDGTDLFLTARQMRQVFHGDRVVARVDKVDDRGRREGVIVEVLEHRTTQTVGRFFKESGITFVVPENARINHEVLIPDEMAGAARHGQYVVVDIIRQPTLRSQPTGRVTEILGEHMAPGMEIDVAIRAYDIPHSWPDAVGEQTAAISEQVTDADKRNRVCIRELPLVTIDGADARDFDDAIYCEPRPRGGYRLLVAIADVSHYVRPGSALDDEALNRGTSVYFPDHVVPMLPEKLSNGLCSLNPEVDRLCMVADMTISAAGNISSYTFYQAVMNSHARLTYNKVSDILEHPESPRGIELSNQYSAVLPELHNLYGLYKLLRKARTERGAIDFETTETRIVFDAARKIEEIVPVQRNDAHKIVEECMLATNVATARFLKKHKMPALYRVHDGPSEERLGSLRLFLGELGLQLGGGDKPTSADYQQLLGSIGDRPDAQVIQTVMLRSLSQAVYSPEEAGHFGLGYSSYAHFTSPIRRYPDLIVHRAIKACIHADQPTKDVIAPDQTDAELAKYPYDYARMEKFGEHASMAERRADDATRDVMAWLKCEFLSDHVGEEYDGVIAAVVGFGFFVELADIYIEGLVHVSTLNGDYFQHDHAKHRLIGERTAISFRLGDEVRVKVMRVGMEDRKIDLELVSTPKRRQADRDALEVNGRAGRDPGKSGKGGKKDGKAKGERSKRGGKSDKPAAGRGSKSAGPKSDRAKPAAGSARDQLAADAARAAGGKPSAGSADASGGELRKPRKRRPKS, from the coding sequence ATGGTTTCCAGTAAGAAGACATCCAACGACCCCCACGCCAACCGTGAGGCCCAGAATTACGACAACCCGATTCAGAGCCGCGAGTTCATTCTTGCGCATCTGAAAGATCGGGGTGCGCCGGCCACACACGAAACCCTGTGCGAAGAACTGGGGCAGTCGTCCGAAGAGAGTATTGAAGCCCTGCGCCGTCGCCTGATTGCGATGTGCCGCGACGGTCAGCTTATTTGCAACCGCCGCAACGCCTTTTTGCCCATCGAAGAAGCCGACCTGGTGACCGGCCGGGTGACTGGCCATAAAGATGGATTCGGTTTTTTAATTCCCGATGGCGACGGCACCGACCTGTTTTTGACCGCACGCCAGATGCGCCAGGTGTTTCACGGCGACCGTGTGGTTGCCCGGGTTGACAAAGTAGACGATCGCGGTCGCCGTGAGGGCGTGATTGTTGAGGTGTTGGAGCACCGCACCACGCAAACCGTCGGCCGTTTCTTTAAGGAAAGCGGCATTACCTTTGTGGTGCCTGAAAACGCCCGCATCAACCACGAAGTATTGATACCCGACGAGATGGCCGGTGCAGCACGTCATGGCCAGTACGTGGTGGTCGACATCATTCGCCAGCCCACCCTGCGCAGTCAGCCCACTGGGCGCGTCACCGAAATACTGGGTGAGCATATGGCTCCGGGCATGGAAATTGACGTGGCGATTCGTGCCTACGACATTCCCCATTCCTGGCCGGACGCGGTGGGTGAGCAAACCGCGGCCATTTCGGAACAGGTCACCGATGCTGACAAGCGCAATCGCGTGTGCATTCGCGAACTGCCGCTGGTGACCATTGACGGCGCAGATGCGCGGGATTTTGACGATGCCATTTATTGCGAACCGCGCCCGCGCGGCGGCTACCGCTTGCTGGTTGCCATTGCCGATGTGTCGCACTATGTGCGCCCGGGCTCAGCGCTGGATGACGAAGCGCTGAATCGCGGCACCTCAGTGTATTTCCCAGACCACGTAGTGCCCATGCTGCCGGAAAAGCTGTCCAACGGTTTGTGCTCACTGAACCCGGAAGTGGATCGCCTGTGCATGGTGGCGGATATGACCATTAGCGCCGCGGGCAACATCAGTAGCTACACCTTCTACCAGGCGGTAATGAACAGCCACGCGCGGCTGACTTATAACAAGGTCAGCGACATTCTGGAGCACCCCGAGTCCCCCCGTGGTATCGAGCTGAGCAACCAGTATTCCGCCGTATTGCCCGAGCTGCACAATTTGTACGGCCTGTATAAGCTGCTGCGCAAGGCGCGCACTGAGCGTGGTGCCATTGATTTTGAAACCACCGAAACCCGTATAGTATTTGATGCCGCACGCAAGATTGAAGAAATCGTGCCGGTGCAGCGCAACGACGCCCACAAGATTGTGGAAGAATGCATGCTGGCGACCAACGTGGCTACCGCGCGCTTTCTGAAAAAGCACAAAATGCCGGCGCTCTATCGAGTGCATGATGGTCCATCGGAAGAACGTCTTGGTTCCCTGCGGCTGTTTTTGGGCGAGTTAGGGTTGCAGCTTGGCGGTGGTGACAAGCCAACGTCGGCTGACTACCAGCAACTGCTGGGTTCCATTGGCGATCGGCCTGATGCTCAGGTGATTCAGACAGTCATGCTGCGCTCCTTGAGCCAGGCCGTTTACAGCCCTGAAGAAGCCGGCCACTTTGGCCTTGGGTATTCGAGCTACGCTCACTTTACCTCTCCGATTCGGCGGTATCCGGACCTGATCGTGCATCGGGCCATAAAGGCCTGCATTCACGCAGACCAGCCAACGAAAGATGTGATTGCGCCAGACCAGACAGACGCGGAACTGGCGAAATATCCGTACGATTACGCCCGTATGGAGAAGTTCGGTGAGCATGCGTCCATGGCCGAGCGCCGTGCTGACGATGCGACTCGCGACGTAATGGCCTGGTTGAAGTGCGAGTTCCTGAGTGACCATGTAGGTGAGGAATACGACGGCGTCATTGCGGCCGTTGTCGGTTTTGGCTTCTTTGTAGAGCTTGCGGACATCTATATTGAAGGCCTGGTGCACGTGTCGACGCTGAATGGCGACTACTTCCAGCACGATCACGCCAAGCACCGGTTGATTGGCGAACGCACGGCCATCAGTTTCCGCCTGGGTGATGAAGTGCGTGTCAAAGTGATGCGCGTGGGGATGGAAGATCGCAAGATTGACCTGGAGCTGGTAAGCACGCCAAAGCGTCGCCAGGCCGACCGCGATGCGCTTGAAGTGAACGGCCGCGCCGGTCGAGATCCCGGTAAAAGTGGCAAAGGTGGCAAGAAAGACGGTAAGGCCAAAGGCGAGCGCAGTAAGCGCGGTGGTAAGTCGGACAAGCCAGCTGCGGGCCGCGGCTCCAAATCCGCAGGCCCGAAATCGGATCGGGCCAAGCCGGCCGCCGGCTCCGCCCGTGATCAACTGGCTGCTGATGCGGCTCGCGCTGCTGGCGGCAAGCCCTCGGCAGGTAGCGCCGATGCCAGCGGCGGCGAATTGCGCAAGCCACGCAAGCGCAGACCCAAGAGCTAG
- the rlmB gene encoding 23S rRNA (guanosine(2251)-2'-O)-methyltransferase RlmB: MAEQFVFGWHAVEAVLKREPERVLQVWIQTGRQDKRVKSTTELLDTLGVPWEIVHRKLLDSRVAGVHQGVVASVSESREWSEDDLLALLANSEKPPFLLILDGVTDPHNLGACMRTADAVGVQAVIVPKDKSATLTPVARKVACGAAETVPFVRVTNLARLLRTLQEQGVWLVGTAGEATTTLHQANLTGPLALVMGAEGKGMRRLTREHCDQLINIPMVGDVESLNVSVASGVCLYEALRQRTAKG, encoded by the coding sequence GTGGCAGAGCAATTTGTATTTGGCTGGCATGCCGTTGAAGCTGTCTTGAAGCGTGAGCCCGAACGGGTGCTGCAAGTGTGGATCCAAACTGGCCGCCAGGATAAGCGGGTAAAAAGCACCACCGAACTGCTGGATACCCTGGGTGTGCCTTGGGAAATTGTGCATCGCAAATTGTTAGACAGTCGCGTTGCCGGTGTTCATCAGGGCGTTGTTGCGTCGGTTAGCGAAAGCCGCGAGTGGAGTGAAGACGACTTGCTGGCGCTGCTGGCAAACTCTGAAAAGCCTCCGTTTCTGTTGATTCTTGACGGCGTTACCGACCCCCATAACCTGGGCGCGTGCATGCGCACCGCCGATGCCGTTGGCGTACAGGCAGTGATTGTGCCGAAAGACAAATCCGCCACCTTAACGCCGGTTGCCCGCAAGGTTGCCTGCGGTGCGGCGGAAACCGTACCGTTTGTGCGTGTGACCAATCTGGCCCGCCTGCTGCGCACCTTGCAAGAACAGGGTGTTTGGCTGGTTGGTACCGCGGGTGAAGCCACCACCACCTTGCACCAGGCCAACCTGACCGGCCCGCTGGCATTGGTGATGGGCGCTGAAGGTAAGGGCATGCGACGGTTAACCCGTGAACATTGTGATCAATTGATCAACATACCCATGGTGGGCGACGTTGAAAGTCTGAACGTATCTGTTGCCAGTGGCGTGTGTCTTTATGAGGCCCTGCGTCAGCGTACTGCTAAGGGCTAG
- the rpsF gene encoding 30S ribosomal protein S6, whose amino-acid sequence MRHYEVVFMVHPDQSEQVPAMIERYTSLITEDGGQVDRLEDWGRRHLAYPINKIHKAHYVLMNIQCSQTAMDELTHNFRFNDAIMRELILRRDEAVTDMSPMKAAESREDRRPSGDDRPRRSAESDESQKADATDEEE is encoded by the coding sequence ATGCGTCACTACGAAGTTGTATTTATGGTACACCCGGATCAAAGCGAGCAAGTGCCCGCTATGATCGAGCGTTATACCAGCCTCATCACTGAAGATGGTGGCCAGGTAGATCGCTTGGAAGATTGGGGCCGTCGTCACCTGGCATACCCGATCAACAAGATTCACAAAGCTCATTATGTGCTGATGAACATTCAATGTTCACAGACCGCGATGGACGAGCTGACTCATAACTTCCGTTTCAACGATGCCATCATGCGTGAGCTGATTCTGCGTCGTGATGAAGCTGTTACCGATATGTCTCCGATGAAAGCTGCCGAGTCTCGCGAAGACCGCCGCCCAAGTGGAGATGATCGTCCGCGCCGTTCAGCCGAATCTGACGAAAGCCAGAAAGCTGACGCCACAGACGAAGAAGAGTAA
- the rpsR gene encoding 30S ribosomal protein S18 → MARFFRRRKFCRFTAEGVKEIDYKDLDTLKGYVTETGKIVPSRITGTKARYQRQLATAIKRARFLALLPYSDSHDN, encoded by the coding sequence ATGGCTCGTTTTTTCAGACGTCGCAAGTTCTGCCGGTTCACGGCAGAAGGTGTTAAAGAGATCGATTACAAGGATCTGGACACCCTGAAAGGTTATGTCACTGAAACTGGCAAAATCGTGCCTAGCCGCATTACCGGCACCAAAGCACGTTATCAGCGTCAGCTGGCCACCGCTATCAAGCGCGCCCGCTTCCTGGCACTGCTGCCGTATTCGGACAGCCACGATAACTAA
- the rplI gene encoding 50S ribosomal protein L9, with protein sequence MEVILLEKVANLGTLGDKVNVKSGYGRNFLLPYGKAVPATEANLNAFEERRAELEKAAAGKLTVAQARAEKLADASFTISSKAGDEGKLFGSIGVRDVADAITAAGTDVEKSEVLLPEGPLRAVGEYEVELKLHSDVYVTVKLAVVAE encoded by the coding sequence ATGGAAGTTATTCTGCTCGAAAAAGTTGCAAACCTGGGTACCCTGGGTGACAAGGTTAATGTGAAATCCGGTTACGGCCGCAATTTCCTGCTGCCTTATGGCAAAGCGGTTCCGGCCACTGAAGCCAATCTGAACGCGTTTGAAGAGCGTCGTGCCGAGCTTGAGAAAGCCGCAGCCGGAAAACTGACTGTTGCGCAAGCCCGCGCTGAAAAGCTTGCAGACGCATCTTTCACCATCAGCTCTAAAGCCGGTGATGAAGGCAAGCTGTTCGGTTCTATTGGTGTGCGCGACGTGGCTGATGCCATCACCGCCGCCGGTACCGATGTAGAAAAGAGCGAAGTTCTGCTGCCAGAAGGCCCGCTGCGGGCTGTTGGCGAGTACGAAGTTGAGCTTAAGCTGCACAGCGATGTGTACGTAACCGTTAAGCTGGCGGTTGTTGCCGAGTAA
- the dnaB gene encoding replicative DNA helicase, producing MAKPNLKPANSDPETSRIKVPPHSLEAEQAVLGGLMLDNRRFDEISEMISAVDFYRQDHRLIFGAVERLASENEPLDVVTLAEFLERAGDIEHAGGLSYLAELAEKTPGAANIRAYADIVRERSILRQLVEASGKISDSAFNPLGRNSSEILDEAERTVFQIAESRVKEGSGPKGINPILTQTLSRIEELFESGEQTTGLTTGFRDLDERTSGMQPSDLIIVAGRPSMGKTTLAMNIVENALISSGLPVLVFSMEMPADALAMRMLSSLGRIDQTKVRNGKLEEDDWPRLTSAVSLLKDKPLYIDDTPGLSPTELRSRARRIARENGGKIGLIMVDYLQLMRVPGNTEGRTAEISEISRSLKGIAKELSCPVVALSQLNRSLEQRPNKRPINSDLRESGAIEQDADVIMFVYRDEVYNEDTPDKGVAEIIIGKQRNGPIGTIRLAFIGKYTKFEDLAHGNYGEYGDDY from the coding sequence ATGGCAAAGCCGAATCTTAAGCCCGCAAACAGCGACCCGGAAACCAGCCGAATTAAAGTGCCGCCGCATTCGTTGGAAGCGGAGCAGGCTGTGCTGGGTGGTCTGATGCTGGACAACCGCCGCTTTGATGAAATTTCCGAGATGATTTCGGCGGTGGATTTTTACCGCCAGGATCATCGGCTTATTTTTGGCGCGGTGGAACGTCTGGCCAGTGAAAACGAGCCGCTAGACGTTGTTACCTTGGCCGAATTTCTGGAGCGGGCAGGGGATATCGAACACGCCGGTGGCCTGTCGTATCTGGCCGAGTTGGCGGAAAAAACCCCTGGCGCAGCGAACATCCGCGCCTACGCCGATATTGTTCGCGAACGTTCTATTTTGCGCCAGTTGGTGGAGGCATCGGGGAAAATTTCCGATTCGGCTTTCAATCCGTTGGGCCGCAACAGCAGTGAAATTCTGGACGAAGCCGAGCGCACGGTGTTCCAGATTGCCGAGTCGCGGGTTAAAGAAGGTTCAGGCCCTAAGGGCATTAATCCGATCCTGACGCAAACCCTGAGCCGCATTGAAGAGCTGTTCGAATCTGGCGAACAGACCACCGGCTTGACCACGGGTTTTCGTGATTTGGATGAGCGTACCTCGGGCATGCAGCCCTCAGACCTGATCATTGTTGCCGGGCGGCCGTCTATGGGTAAAACCACCTTGGCCATGAACATCGTTGAAAACGCCCTGATTTCAAGTGGTCTACCCGTATTGGTGTTCAGCATGGAGATGCCAGCGGATGCCCTGGCCATGCGTATGCTGTCATCGCTGGGGCGTATAGACCAAACCAAAGTGCGCAATGGCAAGCTTGAAGAAGACGACTGGCCGCGGTTAACCTCAGCGGTGAGCCTGCTGAAAGACAAACCTCTGTATATCGATGACACCCCCGGCCTTAGCCCGACCGAACTGCGCTCAAGGGCGCGGCGCATCGCGCGGGAAAATGGCGGAAAAATCGGGCTGATCATGGTGGATTACCTGCAGCTGATGCGGGTGCCTGGGAACACCGAAGGCCGCACCGCGGAAATCTCTGAAATTTCCCGCTCACTCAAAGGTATCGCCAAAGAGCTGAGCTGCCCGGTTGTTGCGTTGTCGCAGCTCAACCGAAGCCTGGAGCAACGCCCCAACAAACGGCCCATTAACTCGGATTTGCGTGAATCCGGGGCCATCGAGCAAGATGCAGACGTCATTATGTTTGTATACCGTGATGAGGTTTATAACGAAGATACGCCAGATAAAGGTGTGGCTGAAATTATTATCGGCAAGCAGCGTAATGGCCCTATTGGTACGATACGCTTGGCGTTTATTGGCAAATACACCAAATTTGAAGATCTTGCCCACGGTAATTATGGCGAGTATGGAGACGACTACTGA
- the alr gene encoding alanine racemase has translation MPRGSFALIDSKALLHNYQVACQRSGQSSAMAVIKADGYGHGIAGVAVALAAVAPKFAVACIEEAIAIRNAGLGQQPVALLQGVHSEQDLATCTKHNFEPVLHCDDQLQWLVRAPSAPGIWLKVNTGMNRLGFHPEELGQVMATLAHHQLTPKVIGFVTHFACADDNRSTMTQQQTERFEQATAPWPELQRSVANSAALFRPGQKLFGWSRPGIMLYGASPIVDTPAAELGLKPVMTLQAPLISTRLLQPGDSVGYGASWVANKPTRMGIVALGYGDGYPRHAGTGTPAAIHGQRIQLIGRVSMDMLAVDLSAAPAAHVGDPVELWGATVPVDDVAGHAGTIGYELLTGVTARVPRRWC, from the coding sequence ATGCCAAGGGGTTCGTTTGCGCTGATAGACTCAAAAGCGCTGCTGCATAACTACCAGGTGGCCTGCCAGCGTTCCGGGCAATCCAGTGCCATGGCGGTGATTAAAGCCGATGGCTACGGCCACGGCATTGCCGGGGTTGCGGTCGCCCTGGCGGCGGTGGCGCCCAAATTTGCGGTGGCGTGTATTGAAGAAGCTATCGCCATTCGTAACGCGGGCTTGGGCCAGCAGCCTGTTGCGCTGTTGCAGGGGGTTCACAGCGAGCAGGATCTGGCGACCTGCACAAAGCATAACTTTGAACCGGTGCTGCACTGCGACGATCAGCTGCAGTGGCTTGTGCGAGCGCCATCCGCGCCGGGCATCTGGCTGAAAGTAAATACCGGGATGAACCGCCTGGGTTTTCATCCCGAGGAGCTGGGCCAGGTGATGGCCACGCTTGCGCATCACCAGCTGACGCCAAAGGTGATAGGTTTTGTGACCCATTTTGCCTGTGCCGATGACAACCGCAGCACCATGACGCAGCAGCAGACCGAACGTTTCGAGCAGGCGACCGCGCCTTGGCCCGAGTTGCAGCGCAGCGTTGCCAATTCGGCGGCGTTGTTCAGGCCGGGCCAAAAGCTGTTTGGCTGGAGCCGCCCGGGCATCATGTTGTACGGCGCGTCGCCCATTGTTGACACGCCGGCTGCGGAGCTGGGGTTAAAGCCGGTAATGACGTTACAGGCGCCGCTGATCAGTACCCGCCTGTTGCAGCCTGGCGACAGCGTGGGTTACGGCGCAAGTTGGGTTGCGAACAAACCCACGCGCATGGGCATTGTCGCCTTGGGCTATGGCGATGGTTACCCTCGCCATGCGGGCACGGGTACCCCTGCTGCTATCCATGGCCAGCGCATACAGCTTATCGGCCGGGTGTCGATGGACATGCTGGCGGTAGATCTGAGCGCTGCTCCCGCGGCGCACGTTGGCGACCCGGTAGAGCTGTGGGGTGCTACGGTGCCGGTAGACGACGTGGCCGGCCACGCCGGCACAATTGGTTACGAGTTGCTGACGGGCGTTACAGCCCGGGTACCCCGGCGCTGGTGTTAG